The Lycium ferocissimum isolate CSIRO_LF1 chromosome 1, AGI_CSIRO_Lferr_CH_V1, whole genome shotgun sequence genome includes a region encoding these proteins:
- the LOC132065284 gene encoding uncharacterized mitochondrial protein AtMg00810-like, which yields MTKLMDVKSAFSKWILDEEFFVKQPPGFENPTHPYHLFKLSKALYGLKQIYADDIIFGSSNPSLCKKFSDLMQREYEMSMMGELTFFLGLQVYQTDKGIFISQNKYTKELIHKFEMDNVKLMGTPMSPTCSIDKDDEASPKESYLSAVQRIIRYLLGTITHGLWYPKTDSFKLEGFSDADFAGDKDDRKSTSGTCQLLGNSLISWNSKKQGSVSLSTTKDEYTAIEKWYVCINDVWVLKKDKDPKVLCPPVPDQFKPSTSSNPPSVDYSSEFQLEHVRDITKEAGADVARLRLKIDQGLKEKLATNLQASDNALPTKMTDTLDSMKGAMVNTLAHFLHPFSQQQQEQEQA from the exons TTGTAAAACAACCACCTGGTTTTGAGAACCCTACACACCCTTATCATTTGTTCAAATTATCTAAGGCCTTATATGGTCTTAAACAA ATCTATGCcgatgatattatttttggaagTTCTAACCCATCTTTGTGCAAGAAATTTTCTGATCTTATGCAAAGAGAATATGAAATGAGTATGATGGGCGAATTAACATTCTTCTTGGGACTACAAGTATATCAAACCGACAAAGGAATTTTTATTAGTCAAAACAAGTACACTAAAGAACTCATCCACAAGTTTGAAATGGATAATGTTAAACTTATGGGAACTCCAATGAGTCCTACTTGCTCAATTGACAAGGATGATGAAG CCTCTCCTAAAGAATCTTATCTTAGTGCCGTTCAACGAATTATTAGATATTTGCTGGGTACTATCACACATGGTTTATGGTATCCTAAAACTGACTCCTTCAAATTAGAAGGCTTTTCCGATGCTGATTTTGCAGGTGACAAGGATGATCGTAAAAGCACTAGTGGCACTTGTCAACTACTTGGCAACTCCTTAATTTCTTGGAATAGCAAGAAACAAGGAAGTGTTTCCCTTTCCACTACTAAAGATGAATACACTGCTATTGAAAAAT GGTATGTTTGCATAAATGATGTGTGGGTTCTTAAAAAGGATAAAGATCCTAAAGTTCTTTGTCCTCCAGTCCCTGATCAGTTCAAGCCTTCCACCTCTTCGAACCCTCCTTCAGTTGACTATTCTAGCGAG TTTCAATTGGAACACGTACGTGACATCACTAAAGAAGCTGGTGCAGATGTAGCTCGCCTGCGTCTCAAGATAGATCAAGGTTTAAAGGAGAAGTTGGCTACCAATCTGCAGGCAAGTGACAATGCTCTTCCAACGAAGATGACCGACACCTTGGACTCCATGAAAGGGGCAATGGTTAACACCCTAGCACACTTTCTTCATCCATTTTCCCAACAGCAACAGGAGCAGGAGCAGGCATAG